One genomic region from Mangifera indica cultivar Alphonso chromosome 17, CATAS_Mindica_2.1, whole genome shotgun sequence encodes:
- the LOC123200347 gene encoding AFG1-like ATPase isoform X2 — protein MGRIVGSVRHFRSALRGQNGVLRRPKCLIENNHNNFHGGFVDRVISTNVEKINGSVRQNAFMVSRAVSTETAAKETVSAELNKAGPLVEYERRIAASELADGDTCQLGTLRELQRLYDQLGESADAGKLNLYSYSEKTGRWLWARFIPQSSYSSVKGLYLYGGVGTGKTMLMDLFYDQLPCNWRKKRIHFHDFMLNVHSHLQKHKGVADPLEVVAGEISDEAILLCLDEFMVTDVADALILNRLFGHLFSNGLILVATSNRAPENLYENGLQRDLFLPFIAILKERCVAYEIASSVDYRKLTSAQQGFYFIGKDSLELLKQKFRELIGEHEARPREVEVVMGRTLQVPLGAKGCAYFEFDELCNRPLGAADYLGLFKNFHTLALEGVPIFGLHNRAAAYRFVTLVDVMYENKARLMCTAEVSPLQLFSKVVTIADAQHIAPRTASRSKGADESDLCVDNELGFAKDRIISRLTEMNSREYLEHHA, from the exons ATGGGGAGGATAGTGGGATCAGTTCGCCACTTTCGATCAGCTCTAAGAGGTCAAAATGGTgttcttaggagacccaaatgCTTGATTGAGAACaatcataataattttcatgGTGGTTTTGTGGATAGAGTTATTAGTACTAATGtggaaaaaattaatggaaGTGTACGGCAAAACGCATTTATGGTTTCCAGAGCTGTGTCTACTGAAACTGCTGCTAAAGAAACTGTTTCAG CAGAGTTGAATAAAGCAGGGCCTCTTGTGGAGTATGAACGAAGAATAGCTGCGAGTGAGCTTGCTGATGGTGATACTTGCCAg CTAGGAACCTTAAGAGAACTTCAGAGACTATATGATCAGCTTGGTGAATCAGCTGATGCTGGCAAGTTAAATCTCTATTCATATTCTGAGAAGACGGGAAG GTGGCTGTGGGCTCGCTTTATTCCACAATCTTCCTACTCATCTGTCAAAGGATTATATCTTTATGGGGGAGTTGGCACTGGGAAAACAATGTTGATGGACTTGTTCTATGATCAATT GCCTTGCAATTGGAGGAAGAAGAGAATTCATTTTCATGATTTCATGTTGAATGTCCATAGCCACTTGCAA AAGCACAAGGGTGTGGCAGATCCACTTGAAGTTGTTGCAGGAGAGATATCAGATGAGGCAATTTTATTATGTCTGGACGAGTTTATG GTTACTGATGTTGCTGATGCATTGATATTGAATCGTCTTTTCGGACATCTGTTTAGCAATGGTCTT ATATTAGTAGCGACTTCAAACCGTGCTCCAGAAAATCTTTACGAAAATGGATTGCAGAGGGATCTTTTTTTACCCTTCATTGCCATCTTGAAG GAAAGATGTGTTGCCTATGAAATTGCCTCATCAGTAGATTATAGGAAACTGACATCG GCTCAGCAAGGTTTTTACTTCATTGGCAAAGATTCTTTGGAGCTTCTTAAGCAAAAATTTCGGGAATTGATTGGTGAACATGAAGCTAGACCACGAGAGGTTGAGGTTGTAATGGGGAGGACACTGCAG GTTCCATTGGGTGCTAAGGGATGTgcatattttgaatttgatgaacTCTGCAATAGACCTCTGGGAGCTGCAGATTACCTCGGATTGTTCA AGAATTTTCATACTCTAGCTTTGGAAGGTGTCCCAATATTTGGACTGCACAATAGAGCAGCTGCATATCGGTTTGTCACTTTAGTTGAT GTAATGTATGAGAACAAGGCCCGATTGATGTGCACAGCCGAGGTTAGTCCTCTGCAACTTTTCAGCAAGGTAGTGACAATCGCAGATGCCCAGCATATTGCACCGAGAACTGCTTCAAGATCAAAGGGAGCCGATGAGTCTGATCTTTGTGTTGACAATGAACTGGGATTTGCAAAAGACCGCATCATTAGCAG ATTAACGGAGATGAACAGCAGAGAATACTTGGAGCATCATGCATGA
- the LOC123200347 gene encoding AFG1-like ATPase isoform X1, giving the protein MGRIVGSVRHFRSALRGQNGVLRRPKCLIENNHNNFHGGFVDRVISTNVEKINGSVRQNAFMVSRAVSTETAAKETVSAELNKAGPLVEYERRIAASELADGDTCQLGTLRELQRLYDQLGESADAGKLNLYSYSEKTGRSRWLWARFIPQSSYSSVKGLYLYGGVGTGKTMLMDLFYDQLPCNWRKKRIHFHDFMLNVHSHLQKHKGVADPLEVVAGEISDEAILLCLDEFMVTDVADALILNRLFGHLFSNGLILVATSNRAPENLYENGLQRDLFLPFIAILKERCVAYEIASSVDYRKLTSAQQGFYFIGKDSLELLKQKFRELIGEHEARPREVEVVMGRTLQVPLGAKGCAYFEFDELCNRPLGAADYLGLFKNFHTLALEGVPIFGLHNRAAAYRFVTLVDVMYENKARLMCTAEVSPLQLFSKVVTIADAQHIAPRTASRSKGADESDLCVDNELGFAKDRIISRLTEMNSREYLEHHA; this is encoded by the exons ATGGGGAGGATAGTGGGATCAGTTCGCCACTTTCGATCAGCTCTAAGAGGTCAAAATGGTgttcttaggagacccaaatgCTTGATTGAGAACaatcataataattttcatgGTGGTTTTGTGGATAGAGTTATTAGTACTAATGtggaaaaaattaatggaaGTGTACGGCAAAACGCATTTATGGTTTCCAGAGCTGTGTCTACTGAAACTGCTGCTAAAGAAACTGTTTCAG CAGAGTTGAATAAAGCAGGGCCTCTTGTGGAGTATGAACGAAGAATAGCTGCGAGTGAGCTTGCTGATGGTGATACTTGCCAg CTAGGAACCTTAAGAGAACTTCAGAGACTATATGATCAGCTTGGTGAATCAGCTGATGCTGGCAAGTTAAATCTCTATTCATATTCTGAGAAGACGGGAAG GAGTAGGTGGCTGTGGGCTCGCTTTATTCCACAATCTTCCTACTCATCTGTCAAAGGATTATATCTTTATGGGGGAGTTGGCACTGGGAAAACAATGTTGATGGACTTGTTCTATGATCAATT GCCTTGCAATTGGAGGAAGAAGAGAATTCATTTTCATGATTTCATGTTGAATGTCCATAGCCACTTGCAA AAGCACAAGGGTGTGGCAGATCCACTTGAAGTTGTTGCAGGAGAGATATCAGATGAGGCAATTTTATTATGTCTGGACGAGTTTATG GTTACTGATGTTGCTGATGCATTGATATTGAATCGTCTTTTCGGACATCTGTTTAGCAATGGTCTT ATATTAGTAGCGACTTCAAACCGTGCTCCAGAAAATCTTTACGAAAATGGATTGCAGAGGGATCTTTTTTTACCCTTCATTGCCATCTTGAAG GAAAGATGTGTTGCCTATGAAATTGCCTCATCAGTAGATTATAGGAAACTGACATCG GCTCAGCAAGGTTTTTACTTCATTGGCAAAGATTCTTTGGAGCTTCTTAAGCAAAAATTTCGGGAATTGATTGGTGAACATGAAGCTAGACCACGAGAGGTTGAGGTTGTAATGGGGAGGACACTGCAG GTTCCATTGGGTGCTAAGGGATGTgcatattttgaatttgatgaacTCTGCAATAGACCTCTGGGAGCTGCAGATTACCTCGGATTGTTCA AGAATTTTCATACTCTAGCTTTGGAAGGTGTCCCAATATTTGGACTGCACAATAGAGCAGCTGCATATCGGTTTGTCACTTTAGTTGAT GTAATGTATGAGAACAAGGCCCGATTGATGTGCACAGCCGAGGTTAGTCCTCTGCAACTTTTCAGCAAGGTAGTGACAATCGCAGATGCCCAGCATATTGCACCGAGAACTGCTTCAAGATCAAAGGGAGCCGATGAGTCTGATCTTTGTGTTGACAATGAACTGGGATTTGCAAAAGACCGCATCATTAGCAG ATTAACGGAGATGAACAGCAGAGAATACTTGGAGCATCATGCATGA
- the LOC123200347 gene encoding AFG1-like ATPase isoform X3, which produces MGRIVGSVRHFRSALRGQNGVLRRPKCLIENNHNNFHGGFVDRVISTNVEKINGSVRQNAFMVSRAVSTETAAKETVSAELNKAGPLVEYERRIAASELADGDTCQLGTLRELQRLYDQLGESADAGKLNLYSYSEKTGRSRWLWARFIPQSSYSSVKGLYLYGGVGTGKTMLMDLFYDQLPCNWRKKRIHFHDFMLNVHSHLQKHKGVADPLEVVAGEISDEAILLCLDEFMVTDVADALILNRLFGHLFSNGLERCVAYEIASSVDYRKLTSAQQGFYFIGKDSLELLKQKFRELIGEHEARPREVEVVMGRTLQVPLGAKGCAYFEFDELCNRPLGAADYLGLFKNFHTLALEGVPIFGLHNRAAAYRFVTLVDVMYENKARLMCTAEVSPLQLFSKVVTIADAQHIAPRTASRSKGADESDLCVDNELGFAKDRIISRLTEMNSREYLEHHA; this is translated from the exons ATGGGGAGGATAGTGGGATCAGTTCGCCACTTTCGATCAGCTCTAAGAGGTCAAAATGGTgttcttaggagacccaaatgCTTGATTGAGAACaatcataataattttcatgGTGGTTTTGTGGATAGAGTTATTAGTACTAATGtggaaaaaattaatggaaGTGTACGGCAAAACGCATTTATGGTTTCCAGAGCTGTGTCTACTGAAACTGCTGCTAAAGAAACTGTTTCAG CAGAGTTGAATAAAGCAGGGCCTCTTGTGGAGTATGAACGAAGAATAGCTGCGAGTGAGCTTGCTGATGGTGATACTTGCCAg CTAGGAACCTTAAGAGAACTTCAGAGACTATATGATCAGCTTGGTGAATCAGCTGATGCTGGCAAGTTAAATCTCTATTCATATTCTGAGAAGACGGGAAG GAGTAGGTGGCTGTGGGCTCGCTTTATTCCACAATCTTCCTACTCATCTGTCAAAGGATTATATCTTTATGGGGGAGTTGGCACTGGGAAAACAATGTTGATGGACTTGTTCTATGATCAATT GCCTTGCAATTGGAGGAAGAAGAGAATTCATTTTCATGATTTCATGTTGAATGTCCATAGCCACTTGCAA AAGCACAAGGGTGTGGCAGATCCACTTGAAGTTGTTGCAGGAGAGATATCAGATGAGGCAATTTTATTATGTCTGGACGAGTTTATG GTTACTGATGTTGCTGATGCATTGATATTGAATCGTCTTTTCGGACATCTGTTTAGCAATGGTCTT GAAAGATGTGTTGCCTATGAAATTGCCTCATCAGTAGATTATAGGAAACTGACATCG GCTCAGCAAGGTTTTTACTTCATTGGCAAAGATTCTTTGGAGCTTCTTAAGCAAAAATTTCGGGAATTGATTGGTGAACATGAAGCTAGACCACGAGAGGTTGAGGTTGTAATGGGGAGGACACTGCAG GTTCCATTGGGTGCTAAGGGATGTgcatattttgaatttgatgaacTCTGCAATAGACCTCTGGGAGCTGCAGATTACCTCGGATTGTTCA AGAATTTTCATACTCTAGCTTTGGAAGGTGTCCCAATATTTGGACTGCACAATAGAGCAGCTGCATATCGGTTTGTCACTTTAGTTGAT GTAATGTATGAGAACAAGGCCCGATTGATGTGCACAGCCGAGGTTAGTCCTCTGCAACTTTTCAGCAAGGTAGTGACAATCGCAGATGCCCAGCATATTGCACCGAGAACTGCTTCAAGATCAAAGGGAGCCGATGAGTCTGATCTTTGTGTTGACAATGAACTGGGATTTGCAAAAGACCGCATCATTAGCAG ATTAACGGAGATGAACAGCAGAGAATACTTGGAGCATCATGCATGA